Proteins co-encoded in one Bacillus paramycoides genomic window:
- a CDS encoding glycosyltransferase family 4 protein has product MDSQVIYAILASFITVLVVTPLVIKLAFKIGATDKPNARKVHQKIMPRLGGLAIFIGVAVGFVVGGLYEQRMLSITLGAIIIVIIGILDDMYELSAKVKFGGQLLVAIMIVKSGLLVQVLYIPILGDTELGWLAYPITVFWIVGITNAINLIDGLDGLSAGISSIVLATLAYMAFTSPWGTGAAIILPLALITLASTIGFLFYNFHPAKIFMGDTGALFLGYCISVISLLGLYKSVTLFSFIVPVIILGVPVFDTTFAIIRRIVNKKPISAPDKSHLHHRLLAMGFSHRKTVLIIYAFGIFFSVNAIIFSSATLWLSIILLFVLIFFTEIIAEVIGLVHERYKPIISFYKKVKKRED; this is encoded by the coding sequence ATGGACTCACAAGTGATTTATGCCATTTTGGCATCTTTCATCACTGTACTCGTCGTTACTCCTTTAGTTATTAAGTTAGCTTTTAAAATAGGAGCGACAGATAAGCCAAACGCTCGTAAAGTACACCAAAAGATCATGCCTCGTCTTGGCGGGTTAGCGATATTTATTGGTGTAGCTGTAGGATTTGTTGTCGGCGGCTTATACGAACAAAGAATGTTATCGATAACGCTAGGTGCGATTATCATTGTAATCATCGGTATTTTAGATGATATGTACGAGTTATCTGCGAAGGTAAAATTCGGTGGACAACTACTAGTTGCCATTATGATTGTAAAAAGTGGATTACTAGTGCAAGTATTATACATCCCAATCCTCGGGGATACTGAACTTGGATGGCTTGCTTATCCGATTACAGTATTTTGGATTGTAGGTATTACAAATGCAATCAACTTAATTGATGGCTTAGATGGATTATCTGCTGGTATTTCATCTATCGTACTTGCAACGCTAGCATATATGGCCTTCACTAGCCCATGGGGCACTGGAGCTGCTATTATCTTACCACTAGCATTAATTACATTAGCAAGTACAATTGGATTTTTATTCTACAACTTCCATCCAGCAAAGATCTTCATGGGAGATACAGGCGCACTATTTTTAGGATACTGTATTTCTGTTATATCGTTACTTGGATTATACAAAAGTGTAACGTTATTCAGCTTTATCGTTCCAGTTATCATTTTAGGCGTACCTGTATTTGATACGACATTTGCAATTATCCGCCGTATCGTAAATAAAAAACCTATTTCAGCACCAGATAAATCGCATTTACATCACCGTCTACTTGCAATGGGCTTCTCTCATCGTAAAACGGTACTAATTATATACGCATTCGGTATTTTCTTTAGTGTAAATGCAATCATTTTCTCTAGTGCGACATTATGGTTATCCATTATTCTTCTTTTCGTTTTAATCTTCTTTACAGAGATTATTGCTGAAGTAATCGGGCTTGTACATGAACGTTACAAACCAATTATTTCCTTTTATAAAAAAGTGAAAAAACGCGAAGACTAA
- a CDS encoding LCP family protein, with protein MEERYYHLQNSRIKKKRRRKFFIFLIFLFLFGSVGLYVLNSYSSLMGMYSGFTREKSDLRTEDVEITKEPFTILIMGIEDYATDGQNGRTDSLMFATVNPKTKKISLMSIPRDSRVPIVGKNKEDKINAAHAYGGEEMAIKTVEGFLKVPVDHYLKIDFQGFKGIVDAVGGVTVDVPFDFWERSDVDYYKKIEFKQGQQELNGEEALAYVRMRKQDPNGDYGRAARQRQLLAAVAQKLNSTSTVFKIKDLTAVVGKFIKTDIPISDGLALYNKLSGFDPSTMQTFKLEGEDKKIGGIYYFLPDPNGVEAVRNEIKKELGETANTQENPTTKTESNSNSSEKAKKETNQNQNKTPTEPPPSTNAHAEWIMRNQQ; from the coding sequence ATGGAAGAACGTTATTATCATCTCCAAAATAGCAGAATAAAAAAGAAACGAAGAAGAAAGTTTTTCATCTTCCTTATTTTCTTATTTTTATTTGGTAGTGTAGGACTTTATGTATTAAATTCTTACTCTTCTCTTATGGGGATGTATAGTGGTTTTACTCGTGAAAAATCGGATTTGAGAACCGAAGATGTAGAAATTACAAAAGAACCTTTTACAATCCTTATTATGGGTATAGAGGATTATGCGACAGACGGTCAAAACGGTCGTACAGATTCATTAATGTTTGCAACAGTCAATCCGAAGACAAAGAAGATTTCGCTTATGAGTATCCCTCGTGATAGTCGCGTCCCAATTGTCGGAAAGAATAAAGAGGACAAAATTAACGCTGCGCACGCTTATGGCGGAGAAGAAATGGCAATCAAAACGGTCGAAGGTTTTCTAAAAGTGCCTGTAGACCATTATCTTAAAATTGATTTCCAAGGCTTTAAAGGTATTGTTGATGCTGTTGGCGGTGTTACCGTAGATGTTCCCTTCGATTTCTGGGAGCGTTCTGACGTAGATTACTACAAAAAAATCGAATTTAAGCAAGGGCAACAAGAATTAAATGGTGAAGAAGCACTCGCTTACGTTCGTATGCGAAAGCAAGATCCAAATGGCGATTATGGTCGTGCTGCTAGACAAAGACAACTACTAGCTGCTGTTGCTCAAAAACTAAATTCCACCTCTACCGTATTTAAAATTAAAGATTTAACGGCAGTCGTTGGAAAATTTATAAAAACTGACATTCCTATTTCAGACGGCCTTGCTCTTTACAATAAACTTTCTGGATTTGATCCTTCTACAATGCAAACGTTCAAACTTGAAGGAGAAGACAAAAAAATAGGTGGTATTTACTACTTCCTTCCGGATCCAAACGGTGTTGAGGCAGTACGTAACGAAATTAAAAAAGAATTAGGAGAAACAGCAAACACTCAAGAAAATCCAACAACAAAAACGGAATCAAATTCTAACTCTAGCGAAAAAGCAAAGAAAGAAACGAACCAAAATCAAAATAAAACACCAACTGAGCCTCCTCCTTCCACAAATGCTCATGCAGAGTGGATTATGAGAAATCAGCAATAA
- a CDS encoding UDP-glucose dehydrogenase family protein — MYSYIFYCIFLCEKEMKITIIGTGYVGLITGVGLAMLGHSVTCFDINDEKIERIKQGDLPIYEAGLYELMNDACENNRLTFTTSRVKAFNDAEFIFIAVGTPSLLDGTADLTYIRNACDDIGTYATNDIIVVTKSTVPVGTNDVMRGWIEERLQNRYELHIVSNPEFLREGSGIYDFFQGDRIVIGADNEEAARKVENLYSELHLKTYVTDIKSAEMIKYASNAFLATKISFINEISNICEKVGANVLDVSQGMGMDKRIGASFLNAGIGYGGSCFPKDTKALVQIAGNVAHDFRLLKAVIEVNNKQQLLLIEKAKKVINMNKKRIAVLGAAFKPNTDDIRDAPSLIMIQELLNIGADVVLYDPKAIHNMKNIFGGTIQYSECIDESIRGASAAFIITEWEAIRAYPLEKYAQLMREPILFDGRNCYTNEDVEKQGIDYYSVGRKSICKRDFSVSR, encoded by the coding sequence ATGTATTCGTATATTTTCTATTGTATATTCCTGTGCGAAAAGGAAATGAAAATTACGATAATAGGTACCGGATACGTTGGATTGATTACAGGAGTAGGCTTGGCAATGTTAGGCCATTCGGTTACATGTTTTGATATAAATGATGAGAAAATTGAACGGATAAAACAAGGGGATCTGCCTATTTATGAAGCTGGCTTATATGAACTAATGAATGATGCATGTGAGAATAATCGTTTAACTTTTACAACGAGTAGAGTAAAAGCATTTAACGATGCGGAATTTATATTTATTGCAGTTGGGACACCATCTTTATTAGATGGGACAGCGGATTTAACATATATTCGAAATGCTTGTGATGATATCGGAACATATGCGACGAATGACATTATTGTCGTGACAAAAAGTACGGTCCCTGTAGGAACAAATGATGTTATGAGGGGCTGGATTGAGGAGAGATTACAAAATAGATATGAATTACATATCGTATCGAATCCAGAATTTTTACGGGAAGGTTCAGGAATTTACGATTTTTTTCAAGGAGATCGTATTGTAATTGGAGCAGATAACGAGGAAGCGGCACGAAAAGTTGAGAATTTATATAGTGAATTACATTTGAAAACGTATGTTACAGATATAAAAAGTGCAGAGATGATTAAATATGCATCGAATGCTTTTTTGGCGACAAAAATTAGTTTTATCAATGAAATTTCAAATATATGTGAGAAAGTAGGAGCTAATGTATTAGACGTTTCACAAGGGATGGGAATGGATAAGCGAATTGGTGCGTCTTTTTTAAATGCTGGCATTGGCTATGGGGGATCGTGTTTTCCGAAAGATACGAAAGCCCTTGTGCAAATTGCAGGAAATGTGGCGCATGATTTTCGTTTGTTAAAAGCCGTCATTGAAGTAAATAATAAACAACAGTTGTTATTGATTGAGAAAGCGAAGAAAGTAATAAATATGAATAAGAAGCGGATTGCCGTGCTAGGGGCGGCATTTAAACCAAATACGGATGATATAAGAGACGCACCGTCCCTTATTATGATACAAGAACTATTAAATATAGGGGCGGATGTAGTTCTATATGATCCGAAGGCGATTCACAATATGAAAAATATCTTTGGGGGGACTATACAATATAGTGAATGTATAGATGAATCGATTAGAGGAGCGAGTGCGGCTTTTATCATAACGGAATGGGAAGCAATTAGAGCCTATCCGTTAGAAAAGTACGCACAGCTCATGAGAGAACCTATTTTATTCGATGGAAGAAATTGTTATACTAATGAGGATGTTGAGAAACAAGGAATAGATTATTATTCTGTTGGAAGAAAAAGTATTTGTAAGAGGGATTTTTCCGTTAGTCGTTAA
- a CDS encoding polysaccharide deacetylase family protein encodes MIKRVFQSIILFLTITMYASSHAGATTITPAEHHPNTETTSSTKKIAYLTFDDGPNKYTTQILNILKEKNGKATFFVIGGKVPHYKKTMQRLIKDGHYIGLHSMSHDVKRLYTGDPSALITEMEQTQSIVQQVTKLNSHLVRVPYGSMPYLKKNYRDALVSAQYKMWDWTIDTYDWKSYDNPSAILERVRNQSDEQVEVILMHDSSVTVQILPKVIDYLQSQGYKLLPYNPSSHLEVNFWKDTRL; translated from the coding sequence ATGATCAAGCGAGTATTTCAATCCATTATTTTATTTTTAACAATTACTATGTACGCGTCATCTCATGCAGGAGCGACTACCATTACCCCTGCTGAACATCATCCAAATACCGAAACTACCTCTTCTACCAAAAAAATCGCGTACTTAACATTTGATGACGGACCAAACAAATATACTACGCAAATTTTAAACATCTTAAAAGAAAAGAACGGAAAAGCAACTTTCTTTGTTATTGGTGGAAAAGTGCCACATTATAAAAAGACAATGCAACGATTGATTAAAGACGGACATTATATCGGACTTCACAGTATGTCACACGATGTAAAACGCCTTTACACTGGTGATCCATCTGCTTTAATTACAGAGATGGAACAAACACAAAGCATCGTTCAGCAAGTTACAAAATTAAATTCACATCTCGTTCGCGTCCCGTATGGTAGCATGCCTTACTTAAAAAAGAATTACCGTGATGCACTTGTATCAGCCCAGTATAAAATGTGGGATTGGACAATCGATACATATGACTGGAAAAGTTATGACAATCCTTCTGCCATACTAGAAAGAGTACGTAATCAGAGCGATGAACAAGTCGAAGTGATTTTAATGCATGATTCGAGTGTAACTGTACAAATACTTCCAAAGGTAATTGATTATTTACAGTCACAAGGATACAAACTTCTTCCCTATAATCCATCTTCTCATCTCGAAGTGAACTTTTGGAAAGACACAAGATTGTAA
- the wecB gene encoding non-hydrolyzing UDP-N-acetylglucosamine 2-epimerase → MTERLKVMTIFGTRPEAIKMAPLVLELQKHPEKIESIVTVTAQHRQMLDQVLSIFGITPDFDLNIMKDRQTLIDITTRGLEGLDKVMKEAKPDIVLVHGDTTTTFIASLAAFYNQIPVGHVEAGLRTWDKYSPYPEEMNRQLTGVMADLHFSPTAKSATNLQKENKDESRIFITGNTAIDALKTTVKETYSHPVLEKLGNDRLVLMTAHRRENLGEPMRNMFRAIKRLVDKHEDVQVVYPVHMNPVVRETANDILGDHGRIHLIEPLDVIDFHNVAARSYLMLTDSGGVQEEAPSLGVPVLVLRDTTERPEGIEAGTLKLAGTDEETIFSLADELLSDKEAHDKMSKASNPYGDGRASERIVEAILQHFNK, encoded by the coding sequence ATGACTGAACGTTTAAAAGTAATGACAATTTTCGGGACACGTCCAGAAGCAATTAAAATGGCACCTCTTGTATTAGAGTTGCAAAAACATCCAGAGAAAATTGAATCGATTGTGACTGTAACAGCGCAACATCGTCAAATGTTAGACCAAGTATTAAGCATCTTTGGAATTACGCCAGATTTCGATTTGAATATTATGAAGGATCGCCAAACTTTAATTGATATTACAACACGTGGTTTAGAAGGTTTGGATAAAGTAATGAAAGAAGCAAAGCCGGATATTGTACTTGTACATGGTGATACAACGACAACATTTATTGCAAGTTTAGCTGCTTTCTATAATCAAATTCCAGTAGGGCATGTTGAAGCAGGACTTCGTACATGGGATAAATATTCTCCATACCCAGAAGAGATGAACCGCCAATTAACAGGCGTAATGGCAGACCTTCACTTCTCACCTACAGCGAAATCAGCGACGAACTTACAGAAAGAAAATAAAGATGAGTCACGCATTTTCATCACTGGAAATACAGCGATTGACGCACTAAAAACGACTGTAAAAGAAACATACAGTCATCCTGTATTAGAGAAACTTGGAAATGATCGTCTTGTACTTATGACAGCTCACCGTCGTGAGAACTTAGGAGAGCCAATGCGTAACATGTTCCGTGCGATTAAACGTCTTGTTGATAAGCATGAAGACGTACAAGTTGTGTATCCTGTTCATATGAACCCTGTTGTTCGTGAAACTGCAAATGATATTTTAGGCGATCATGGCCGCATTCATTTAATTGAGCCGCTAGATGTAATTGATTTCCACAATGTTGCAGCTCGTTCATACTTAATGTTAACTGACTCTGGTGGAGTGCAAGAGGAAGCACCATCACTTGGTGTACCAGTTCTTGTTCTTCGTGATACAACAGAGCGCCCAGAAGGTATTGAAGCAGGTACATTGAAATTAGCAGGAACAGACGAAGAGACAATCTTTAGTCTTGCTGATGAATTGTTATCAGATAAAGAAGCTCATGATAAGATGTCGAAAGCATCTAACCCATACGGTGATGGTCGTGCATCAGAGCGCATTGTAGAAGCAATTTTACAACACTTTAATAAGTAA